In the Nitrosarchaeum sp. genome, one interval contains:
- the egtD gene encoding L-histidine N(alpha)-methyltransferase encodes MSKTIQNSLNYKKYVVDSKLQYFKPNSAKIEKSFADEVSFSLTQNSKFINPKFFYDKKGSDLFEKICDLSEYYPTRTEISILQNLKENFAKYVDDSFRLVELGSGSSVKTRLILDILNKFQDKIEYFPIDISEILTESSSLLQKDYKNLHITGIIDTYEGGLEFLKNYDSKKNLIIFLGSSFGNFIPADGKKFLKKINSTMKDNDLFLIGLDLVKNKETLENAYNDSKGITAQFNLNVLSRINDELDADFNLNNFTHYARYNEDEQRIEMYLKSLVEQFIVIPKANLSITLKKDELIHTEHSHKYKLFQIKELMNQTGFDIKQIWLDENNYFALTLVSKNS; translated from the coding sequence TTGAGCAAAACAATTCAAAATAGTCTCAATTATAAAAAATATGTAGTTGATTCTAAATTGCAGTATTTTAAACCTAATTCTGCTAAAATTGAAAAGAGTTTTGCAGACGAAGTTTCTTTTAGTTTAACTCAAAATTCTAAATTTATCAACCCTAAATTTTTTTATGATAAAAAAGGTTCTGACTTATTTGAAAAGATATGTGATTTATCTGAATACTATCCCACTAGAACAGAAATTAGCATCCTCCAAAATCTAAAAGAAAATTTTGCTAAATATGTTGATGATTCATTTAGATTAGTTGAACTTGGTAGTGGCTCTTCGGTTAAAACAAGACTAATTTTAGACATTTTAAATAAATTTCAAGACAAAATTGAATATTTCCCAATTGATATTTCTGAAATATTAACTGAAAGTTCATCTTTACTTCAAAAAGATTACAAAAATTTGCATATTACTGGAATAATTGATACATATGAAGGAGGTCTTGAATTTTTAAAAAATTATGATAGTAAAAAGAATCTAATTATTTTTTTGGGTTCTAGTTTTGGCAATTTTATTCCTGCAGATGGAAAAAAATTTCTGAAAAAAATCAACTCTACTATGAAAGATAATGATTTATTTTTAATTGGTTTGGATTTAGTAAAAAATAAAGAAACTTTAGAAAATGCATATAATGATTCTAAAGGAATAACTGCACAGTTTAATCTTAATGTCTTGTCTAGAATCAACGATGAATTAGATGCTGATTTTAATTTAAATAATTTTACTCATTATGCGAGATATAATGAAGACGAACAAAGAATTGAAATGTATCTTAAATCTTTAGTGGAACAATTTATTGTTATCCCAAAAGCAAATCTTTCAATAACATTAAAGAAAGATGAATTGATTCATACTGAACATTCACACAAATACAAATTATTCCAAATTAAAGAATTAATGAATCAAACTGGATTTGATATTAAGCAAATTTGGTTGGACGAAAATAACTATTTTGCATTGACTTTGGTATCAAAAAATTCTTAA
- the egtB gene encoding ergothioneine biosynthesis protein EgtB: MKTATNVEENKSLLEQFKETRNRTLELVKTLERDDFIVQTAMFTSPVKWHVGHVSWIYEAIMSKINNKYEFYSKEFSEYLNSYYQQFGVPQDKGKRGIISRPTTEQIFQYFNTISQRVNHLIESDSLNDNAIKLIIIGLHHEYQHQELLVYDLQHLLADQYRPIKKNEKPKSKSVEQKSVQIKGGIYTMGYNGNEYCYDIELPEHKVYLENYAIDVFPVTNEQYLKFIEDGGYDTYKYWLSDGWEKVKENDWKTPMYWEKIDDQWKVRDFQGTRKLNPKEPVCHVSYYEADAYCKWAGKRLPTEAEWEKAACWNEEKQQKTVFPWGNKPPTEHNANLLESYHWGCTEIGSYPNGISSSGCHQMIGDVWEWTASEFTGYPGFKSGFDEYNDKWFTNQKVLRGGSFGTPKMSIRGSYRNFFRLDERWLFSGFRCVENN; this comes from the coding sequence ATGAAAACAGCCACAAATGTGGAAGAAAATAAATCACTTTTAGAACAATTCAAAGAAACACGAAACAGAACCTTGGAATTAGTAAAAACTCTCGAAAGAGATGATTTCATAGTACAAACTGCAATGTTTACTAGTCCTGTAAAATGGCACGTCGGTCATGTGAGTTGGATTTATGAAGCAATCATGAGTAAGATAAATAACAAATACGAATTCTACTCTAAAGAATTTTCAGAGTATCTAAACTCGTACTATCAACAATTTGGAGTTCCTCAGGATAAGGGCAAAAGAGGGATCATATCAAGACCCACAACTGAACAAATTTTTCAATATTTTAATACGATTAGTCAAAGAGTGAATCATCTTATCGAATCAGATTCGCTAAATGACAATGCAATAAAATTAATTATAATAGGATTACATCACGAGTATCAACATCAAGAATTACTAGTGTACGATTTACAACATTTGTTGGCAGATCAATACAGACCTATTAAAAAAAATGAAAAACCAAAATCCAAAAGCGTTGAACAAAAATCAGTTCAAATCAAAGGTGGAATATACACAATGGGGTATAACGGCAATGAATATTGTTATGATATTGAACTACCAGAACATAAAGTGTATCTAGAAAATTATGCTATTGATGTGTTTCCAGTTACCAATGAACAGTATCTAAAATTTATTGAAGACGGTGGATATGATACATACAAGTATTGGCTATCTGATGGATGGGAGAAAGTAAAAGAAAATGATTGGAAAACACCGATGTACTGGGAAAAAATTGATGATCAATGGAAAGTTAGAGATTTTCAAGGAACTAGAAAATTAAATCCAAAAGAACCAGTATGCCATGTTAGCTATTATGAAGCAGATGCATATTGCAAGTGGGCAGGAAAAAGACTGCCAACAGAAGCAGAATGGGAAAAAGCTGCTTGCTGGAATGAAGAAAAACAACAAAAAACAGTATTCCCTTGGGGAAATAAGCCTCCAACAGAGCATAATGCCAATTTATTAGAATCATATCATTGGGGATGTACAGAAATTGGATCATATCCTAATGGAATAAGTTCATCAGGATGTCATCAAATGATTGGTGATGTCTGGGAATGGACAGCATCAGAATTTACAGGTTATCCGGGATTCAAATCTGGATTTGATGAATACAATGACAAATGGTTTACGAATCAAAAAGTATTACGAGGTGGTTCATTTGGAACGCCAAAGATGTCCATTCGTGGAAGTTATCGCAATTTTTTCAGATTAGATGAAAGATGGCTATTTTCTGGATTCAGATGTGTTGAAAATAATTAG
- the proS gene encoding proline--tRNA ligase — MSKEDIGITVSKEADFSEWYTQVVLKAKLADYAPVKGLIVLRPDGYSIWESLRNTFDEKFFKNGIRNGFLPILIPESLLGKEQKHFAGFNPEVFWVTHSGENEIGDRLALRPTSETLAYTMYSKWIQSWRDLPLKINFWNTALRAEIKATKPFLRTSEFLWQEGHTVHAIKEEAEKEVMKILEIYKNTVQDELAIPVVTGKKSEKEKFVGAVYTTTMESIMPDGKALQMGTSHFLGQNFSIPFEVKFSDKDNVEQFAWQTSWGVSWRLIGAMIMVHGDDKGLVLPPKVAPIQVVIVPIYKSDDAKNAIFPKLNEIRQQLESKKIRVHVDDRNELTPGYKFNDWELKGIPLRIEIGPKDIEKQQIVLAKRYNREKISIGFNEIEKISTILDEIQKDMLEIAKVKAKENTINISEYSEFKSKIGKGGFFNAHWCGKTECEEKIKEETGADIRVIPFGSENTNGKCIYCNEQSKETPIFARGY; from the coding sequence TTGAGTAAAGAAGATATCGGAATTACAGTTTCAAAAGAGGCCGATTTCAGTGAATGGTACACCCAAGTTGTACTCAAAGCTAAGTTAGCAGATTATGCACCAGTCAAAGGATTAATAGTATTAAGACCAGATGGGTATTCTATTTGGGAATCACTAAGAAACACATTTGATGAAAAATTCTTCAAAAACGGAATTAGAAATGGTTTTCTTCCAATCTTAATTCCAGAATCACTGTTAGGAAAAGAACAAAAACATTTTGCAGGATTTAATCCAGAAGTGTTTTGGGTTACACATTCAGGAGAAAATGAAATAGGGGATAGATTAGCACTTAGACCAACTTCAGAAACTTTAGCATATACAATGTATTCAAAATGGATCCAAAGTTGGCGAGATTTACCACTAAAAATTAATTTTTGGAATACAGCATTAAGGGCAGAGATAAAAGCTACAAAACCATTTCTAAGGACTTCGGAATTTTTATGGCAAGAAGGTCATACGGTACATGCAATTAAGGAGGAAGCTGAAAAAGAAGTTATGAAAATTTTAGAAATTTACAAAAATACGGTTCAAGATGAATTAGCAATTCCTGTAGTTACAGGCAAGAAAAGTGAAAAAGAAAAATTTGTAGGAGCAGTATACACTACCACTATGGAATCAATAATGCCAGATGGAAAAGCTCTTCAGATGGGAACTTCACATTTTCTAGGACAGAACTTTTCAATACCATTTGAAGTAAAATTTTCAGATAAAGATAATGTTGAACAATTTGCATGGCAAACATCATGGGGAGTATCATGGAGACTGATTGGAGCGATGATCATGGTACATGGTGACGATAAAGGTCTCGTGCTTCCACCAAAAGTAGCACCAATTCAAGTAGTAATTGTTCCAATTTACAAATCAGATGATGCAAAAAATGCTATATTTCCAAAATTAAATGAGATTCGTCAACAACTAGAATCTAAAAAAATTCGAGTTCACGTAGATGATAGAAATGAACTAACACCGGGTTACAAATTCAATGATTGGGAGCTAAAAGGAATCCCATTAAGAATAGAGATTGGTCCAAAAGACATTGAAAAACAACAAATTGTTTTAGCAAAAAGATACAATCGAGAAAAAATAAGCATAGGATTCAATGAAATTGAAAAAATATCCACAATATTAGACGAAATACAAAAAGACATGTTAGAAATTGCAAAAGTCAAAGCTAAAGAGAATACGATAAATATTTCAGAATATTCAGAATTCAAATCAAAAATAGGAAAAGGAGGATTTTTCAATGCACATTGGTGTGGTAAAACAGAATGTGAAGAAAAAATCAAAGAAGAAACAGGTGCAGATATAAGAGTAATTCCATTTGGCAGTGAAAATACCAATGGAAAATGCATTTACTGTAATGAACAAAGCAAAGAAACACCAATTTTTGCAAGAGGATATTAA
- the serB gene encoding phosphoserine phosphatase SerB: MLAIFDVEGVLYDAEYLPILAEKLHKEDEIWEITKKGIQGVINWEDGLRTRVEALKGLDYETCKEIADALPIMTGAKEACRVLKAAGWKLLAVSGGFTIMTDRLKKELDLDYVYSNELVFKDGKLDGLVLHVDSDKSKSAKIKIAEWNEKKEDIICVVDGANDVKLFDISGLGIAYRAQDVVKDLATTTLEEKDLSKILDIINKHYHLTLETQTPA; this comes from the coding sequence TTGCTGGCAATTTTTGATGTTGAAGGGGTTCTATATGATGCAGAATATCTTCCAATTCTTGCAGAAAAACTCCATAAAGAAGACGAAATTTGGGAAATCACAAAAAAAGGCATACAAGGTGTAATCAATTGGGAAGATGGTCTTAGAACAAGAGTTGAAGCATTGAAGGGACTTGATTATGAAACATGTAAAGAAATTGCAGATGCATTGCCCATAATGACTGGTGCAAAAGAGGCATGTAGAGTTCTAAAAGCAGCCGGATGGAAACTATTGGCTGTTTCTGGTGGATTTACAATAATGACTGACAGATTAAAAAAAGAATTAGATCTGGATTATGTCTATTCTAATGAATTGGTATTCAAAGATGGTAAACTGGATGGACTTGTATTGCATGTTGATTCTGATAAATCTAAATCCGCAAAAATAAAAATTGCAGAATGGAATGAAAAGAAAGAAGATATCATATGTGTTGTAGATGGTGCAAACGATGTCAAGTTATTCGATATATCTGGTCTGGGAATAGCATATCGAGCTCAAGATGTCGTAAAGGACTTAGCAACTACCACCTTAGAAGAAAAAGATCTTTCAAAAATACTTGATATTATAAATAAACACTATCATCTAACACTTGAAACTCAAACTCCTGCATAA
- the cofE gene encoding coenzyme F420-0:L-glutamate ligase: protein MQIIPVHIEKEIEPHDNLSELIINSQEIQSGDVFVIAQKIISKQEGRIVQLSSITPSLLAEGISSEYEKDPKIIQLILNESKQIIRMDRGIIIAETNTGFICANAGVDESNVPNGYATLLPLNSDLSADSIRTEILKKTNKSISVIVSDTFGRPFRMGQTNYAIGISGMNPILDYAGTKDSFDKTLRVTAIAIADELCGAAELVMKKTTNCPVVIIRGYDFKNESSSIKGLIRPEKEDLFR, encoded by the coding sequence TTGCAAATCATCCCAGTACACATAGAAAAAGAAATTGAACCTCATGACAATTTATCTGAATTGATTATAAATTCACAGGAAATACAGAGTGGCGATGTTTTCGTTATTGCTCAAAAAATAATCTCTAAGCAAGAAGGTCGTATAGTTCAACTCTCTTCCATAACTCCTTCATTATTAGCTGAAGGTATTAGCTCAGAATATGAAAAAGATCCCAAGATCATACAATTAATTCTAAATGAATCAAAACAAATTATACGAATGGATCGTGGAATAATAATAGCTGAAACAAATACTGGATTTATTTGTGCAAACGCAGGTGTAGATGAAAGTAATGTTCCAAACGGGTATGCCACTCTACTTCCGCTTAACTCGGATCTTTCTGCAGATTCTATTCGTACTGAAATATTGAAAAAAACCAATAAATCTATTTCTGTTATCGTCTCTGATACATTTGGTCGTCCATTTAGAATGGGACAAACTAACTATGCAATTGGAATTTCTGGTATGAATCCAATTCTTGATTATGCTGGCACCAAAGACTCTTTTGACAAAACATTACGTGTAACAGCAATTGCTATTGCTGATGAATTATGTGGTGCGGCTGAATTAGTTATGAAAAAAACAACCAATTGTCCTGTTGTAATTATACGCGGTTATGATTTTAAAAATGAATCTTCATCCATTAAAGGTCTCATTCGTCCAGAAAAAGAAGATCTGTTTAGATGA